In one window of Vicia villosa cultivar HV-30 ecotype Madison, WI unplaced genomic scaffold, Vvil1.0 ctg.002934F_1_1, whole genome shotgun sequence DNA:
- the LOC131640095 gene encoding inorganic phosphate transporter 1-4-like, whose protein sequence is MAKEVLNALDVAKTQWYHFTAIIIAGMGFFTDAYDLFCISLVTKLLGRIYYHVDGAPKPGTLPPNVSAAVNGVAFVGTLSGQLFFGWLGDKLGRKKVYGMTLMIMVLCSIGSGLSFGHTPGSVMVTLCFFRFWLGFGIGGDYPLSATIMSEYSNKKTRGAFIAAVFAMQGFGILAGGIFAIFMAAIFKAKFDSPPYAVDPLGSTVPQADFVWRIIVIVGAFPAALTYYWRMKMPETARYTALVAKNTAQAAADMSKVLQVEIQAEPEIEVKKKYGLFSKEFLSRHGLHLLGTSATWFLLDIAFYSQNLFQKDIFSAVGWIPPPQTMNALEEVYKIARAQTLIALCSTVPGYWFTVALIDRIGRFAIQLMGFFFMTVFMFALAIPYDHWTHKDNRIGFVVLYSLTFFFANFGPNATTFVVPAEIFPARFRSTCHGISSAAGKLGAIVGAFGFLYLAQNKDKAKADAGYPAGIGVKNSLIVLGVVNILGFLFTFLVPEANGKSLEEMSGENEEEVEEIEANEELEQVNSDNQRTDSLV, encoded by the coding sequence ATGGCAAAGGAGGTGCTAAATGCACTTGATGTGGCGAAAACACAATGGTACCATTTCACAGCAATCATCATAGCTGGTATGGGCTTCTTCACTGATGCATATGATTTGTTTTGCATTTCTCTTGTTACCAAGTTGCTCGGCCGAATATATTATCATGTTGATGGTGCACCGAAGCCGGGAACATTGCCTCCGAATGTATCTGCGGCGGTAAATGGGGTTGCTTTCGTTGGGACACTTTCAGGGCAGCTTTTCTTTGGCTGGCTTGGTGATAAGTTGGGTAGGAAAAAAGTGTATGGAATGACACTCATGATTATGGTACTCTGTTCAATTGGTTCTGGCCTTTCTTTTGGACACACTCCAGGATCTGTCATGGTAACTCTATGCTTTTTCCGCTTCTGGCTTGGGTTTGGTATCGGTGGAGACTATCCGCTTTCGGCTACCATAATGTCGGAATATTCCAATAAGAAGACTCGTGGTGCCTTTATTGCTGCAGTGTTTGCCATGCAGGGGTTTGGAATTTTGGCAGGTGGTATATTTGCAATCTTTATGGCGGCTATATTCAAGGCCAAATTTGATTCTCCACCGTACGCGGTTGATCCACTCGGTTCAACCGTTCCACAAGCAGATTTCGTTTGGAGGATAATAGTGATCGTAGGAGCATTCCCAGCTGCACTAACATACTATTGGCGGATGAAGATGCCAGAAACGGCCCGTTACACCGCTTTAGTTGCTAAAAACACTGCACAGGCAGCGGCAGATATGTCTAAGGTTCTACAAGTTGAGATTCAAGCTGAACCAGAGATAGAAGTGAAGAAGAAATATGGCTTGTTCTCAAAAGAGTTTCTAAGTCGTCATGGATTGCATCTTCTTGGTACATCAGCAACTTGGTTCTTACTTGATATAGCATTTTATAGTCAAAATCTATTTCAGAAGGATATCTTCAGTGCAGTTGGTTGGATACCTCCTCCACAAACTATGAATGCACTTGAGGAGGTTTACAAAATTGCAAGAGCTCAAACACTTATTGCTCTTTGCAGTACGGTTCCAGGCTACTGGTTTACCGTGGCTCTCATTGACAGGATAGGAAGATTTGCAATTCAATTGATGGGATTTTTTTTCATGACCGTGTTCATGTTTGCTCTCGCCATTCCTTATGATCACTGGACTCATAAGGATAACAGAATAGGATTTGTGGTATTGTATTCCTTAACTTTCTTCTTTGCAAATTTCGGGCCTAATGCTACCACATTTGTTGTACCGGCAGAGATTTTTCCGGCTAGATTCCGTTCTACTTGCCATGGAATATCATCCGCAGCGGGAAAGCTTGGTGCTATAGTTGGTGCATTCGGGTTCTTGTACTTGGCACAAAATAAGGACAAGGCTAAAGCTGATGCGGGGTACCCTGCAGGTATTGGTGTGAAGAATTCTCTGATAGTGTTGGGTGTGGTTAACATTTTGGGATTCTTGTTTACTTTCTTGGTGCCTGAGGCAAATGGAAAATCATTGGAAGAAATGTCAGGTGAGAATGAAGAGGAAGTAGAGGAAATTGAAGCCAATGAAGAGTTGGAGCAAGTTAATTCTGATAACCAAAGAACAGATTCACTTGTGTAG
- the LOC131640094 gene encoding actin-depolymerizing factor, with protein sequence MSFRGLSRPNASSGMGVDENSKSTFMELKQKKVHRYVIFKVDEKKREVVVEKTGGPAESYDDFAASLPENDCRYAVFDYDFVTSENCQKSKIFFIAWSPSTSRIRAKMLYATTKERFRRELDGVHYEIQATDPTEMDLEVLRDRAH encoded by the exons ATGTCTTTCAGAGGTCTAAGCCGG CCAAATGCTTCATCTGGCATGGGTGTTGATGAGAACAGCAAGAGTACTTTCATGGAATTGAAGCAGAAGAAGGTTCATCGTTATGTTATCTTTAAGGTTGATGAGAAGAAAAGAGAGGTTGTAGTTGAGAAGACTGGTGGTCCTGCTGAGAGCTATGATGATTTTGCTGCTTCTTTGCCTGAGAATGATTGTAGATATGCTGTGTTTGATTATGATTTTGTTACTTCTGAGAATTGTCAAAAGAGCAAAATCTTCTTCATTGCATG GTCTCCTTCAACTTCTCGAATCCGCGCCAAGATGCTCTATGCCACAACTAAAGAAAGGTTTAGACGCGAGCTAGATGGTGTCCATTATGAAATCCAAGCCACTGATCCCACAGAAATGGATCTTGAGGTGCTGAGGGACCGAGCACATTGA
- the LOC131640089 gene encoding protein root UVB sensitive 2, chloroplastic-like, giving the protein MEKNEETPLFWFETSNSVRSRHQFQPDGQLSVVLVDDSRPLYQKVAGSFMNKFFPSGYPYSVNEGYLRYTQFRAVQHVTSAAMSVLSTQSLLIAAGLRPTPAQATAVSWILKDGMQHVGKIICSNWGARMDSEPKRWRLLADVLYDLGMGLEVLSPLCPHLFLEMAGLGNFAKGMAVVAARATRLPIYSSFAKEGNLSDLFAKGEAFSTLCNVVGIGIGIQLASTICASTQGKLVICPLLSAIHIYSVSEEMRATPINTLNPQRTAMIVTDFLKAGIVSSPADLRYKENLLFPVRLEDAGNVRVGKSLHEVIKPSKLVELKQVFPKEKFLLNHGGKCMDMVLKQDASGEDALRGWLVAAFAAQTENSSHELSASVLQEAYDKMNGVFPVFLKELQSKGWHTDRFLDGTGSRFTF; this is encoded by the exons ATGGAGAAAAACGAAGAAACTCCTCTCTTCTGGTTCGAAACTTCCAACTCCGTCCGTAGCCGCCACCAATTTCAACCCGACGGTCAACTCTCA GTAGTTCTTGTGGATGATTCTAGACCGTTATACCAAAAGGTTGCTGGATCTTTCATGAACAAGTTTTTCCCCTCTGGTTATCCATACAG TGTAAATGAAGGATATCTTAGATACACGCAGTTTCGAGCTGTGCAACATGTTACTAGTGCTGCAATGTCAGTGTTATCCACTCAG TCACTGCTAATTGCTGCAGGGTTGCGGCCGACTCCTGCTCAGGCAACTGCTGTTAGCTGG ATTTTAAAGGACGGAATGCAACATGTAGGGAAGATAATATGTAGCAATTGGGGTGCAAGAATGGATTCTGAGCCTAAACGATGGAGGTTGCTGG CTGACGTGCTTTATGATTTGGGCATGGGCTTGGAAGTGCTTTCTCCGTTATGCCCACATCTTTTTCTTGAAATGGCAGGCCTAGGAAATTTTGccaag GGGATGGCTGTTGTTGCAGCTAGAGCAACAAGATTGCCTATATATTCCTCGTTTGCTAAAGAGGGAAATCTCAGCGACCTTTTTGCTAAAGGGGAGGCTTTTTCGACTCTCTGTAATGTTGTGGGAATTGGAATTGGAATTCAATTAGCTTCTACTATCTGTGCATCAACGCAGGGAAAG TTGGTCATTTGTCCTCTCCTTTCAGCTATACATATATACTCTGTGTCTGAAGAGATGAGAGCTACTCCTATCAATACTTTGAATCCACAGAGAACTGCAATGATAGTGACTGATTTTCTCAAG GCAGGAATCGTATCAAGCCCTGCTGACCTAAGATACAAGGAAAATCTACTTTTTCCTGTGAGACTCGAAGATGCTGGAAATGTAAGAGTAGGGAAGTCTTTACACGAGGTTATTAAACCATCGAAGCTTGTTGAATTAAAACAAGTATTCCCTAAGGAGAAGTTTCTTTTAAATCATGGGGGTAAATGCATGGACATGGTATTGAAACAAGATGCTAGTGGTGAAGATGCATTGAGAGGCTGGTTAGTTGCTGCATTTGCTGCACAAACTGAGAATTCTTCCCATGAGCTTAGTGCTAGTGTTCTGCAAGAAGCATACGACAAAATGAATGGAGTCTTTCCTGTGTTTTTAAAAGAATTACAAAGCAAAGGGTGGCACACTGATCGTTTTCTGGACGGAACTGGTAGCCGCTTCACATTTTAG